The sequence below is a genomic window from Streptomyces sp. V1I1.
ATCCGAGTCAACCGAGAAACGGCCCGCGAGTCTCTGTCAGAACTCCAACTCAATGATGTGGGGCCCGTGGTGACTGACGAAGTGCTGACCGTGCCCGAGGTCATGACCAAGCTCAAGGTTGGCCGCTCCACGGTCTATGACCTGATCCGCACCAGGCGCTTGCCTTCGCTGACCATTGGCCGTAGTCGCCGTGTCCCTGTGGACGCCCTGCACGCGTACCTCGTGTCCCGACTTGAGGAGGCGGCCTGATGGCCAAGCGTCGCCCCAACGGCGGGGGCACCATCACGAAGCGCAAGGACGGCCGCTATCAGGGTGCTGCCTATGTCACCAACACCGATGGACATCGGGTGCGGAAGTTCGTCTATGGCTCGACGTACGACGAAGCTGCCGAGAAGCTGGGCAAGCTCCAGGACCAGGAGCGCAACGGCGTCCCGGTGCCTTCCCGGACCTGGACGGTCGGGCAGTGGCTGGCCTACTGGCTTGAGCACATCGTGAAGCCGAACCGGGAGTACAACATGTACGTCAAGTACGAGTCCAAGGCGCGCCTTTACCTCGTTCCGCACCTGGGCAAGAAGGCGTTGGTCCGGCTGACGCCCGCCCAGGTCCGGACATTCATGACGGCGCTGGAGGAGCACGAGGAGGTGCCGGCGGCTACCCGCTTCGAGGTGCTGCGGGTGCTGCGGAACGCGCTCAACCGGGCTCGTCGGGAAGAGCTGCTGACGCGCAATGTCGCTGAGCCGGTGGACATGCCGAAGGTGAGCAAGGGAGAGACCAAGCCGTGGACGGCGCGGGAGGCGATTACCTTTCTGCGTACGGCCCGGTCCCATCGGCTCTACGCGGCCTGCGTCCTGGTGCTCGTCCTCGGTCTGCGGCGGAGTGAGGTCCTGGGCCTGGGCCGGCAGGACATCGACTTCGAGAACGAGCAGTTCACGCCGGTCAAACAGGTGCAGCGGGTACATGGTGGCCTGGTGCTCAAGCATCTCAATACCGAGTCCTCCCAGGCCGTGCTCCCGCTGCCGAAGTTCTGCGCCACCGTGCTTGAGAGCGCCGGTATCTGCAGGAGCTGGAGCGGAAGATCGGCGGTGCGAGCTGGAAGCAGGAGGCGGGCCACGATCTGATCTTCTCGGCCGAGCACGGCGGCATGATCGAGCCGGGTGGCTTCTCCCGCACCTTCACTGCGCTCATCAAGCGGTCTGGTGGTCGTCGGATCACGGTGCGGCTTGCTCGGCACACCTGCGGGACGCTGCTGGGCCTTTCTGAAGGTGCACCCCAAGGTCGCCCAGGCGATCCTCCGGCACAACCAGATCAGCATGA
It includes:
- a CDS encoding helix-turn-helix domain-containing protein; this encodes MVTDEVLTVPEVMTKLKVGRSTVYDLIRTRRLPSLTIGRSRRVPVDALHAYLVSRLEEAA